A DNA window from Peromyscus leucopus breed LL Stock chromosome 3, UCI_PerLeu_2.1, whole genome shotgun sequence contains the following coding sequences:
- the LOC114694744 gene encoding taste receptor type 2 member 3-like → MTFPFLAILHMVIMTAEFLLGTTVNGFLIIVNFYDLAKSRKLLILQILLICTGLSRLGLQMMLMTQSFFSVFFPFAYEKNIYGSKMMFIWMFFSSIGLWFATCLSVFYCLKISGFTKPWFLWLKFRISKLIFWLLLGSLMASLGTATVSIEVGFPLIEDGYVLRYTELNISEVKVMKNNDLLLVNLTLLLPFLVFVKCTCLLFISLYKHTYRMQGGSQKPSNARTEAHINALKTVVTFFCFFVSYFAAFMANMTFRIPYRSHQFFVVKEVMAAYPAGHSVIIILSNSKFKDIFRRMICLKKE, encoded by the coding sequence ATGACTTTCCCTTTCCTAGCTATTCTTCACATGGTCATCATGACAGCAGAGTTCCTCCTAGGGACAACAGTGAATGGATTCCTTATCATTGTGAACTTCTATGACTTGGCCAAGAGCAGAAAACTGCTGATACTGCAGATCCTCTTGATATGCACGGGGCTGTCCAGACTCGGGCTGCAGATGATGCTGATGACACagagtttcttctctgtgttcttcccatttgcatatgagaaaaatatttatggTTCAAAGATGATGTTCATTTGGATGTTCTTCAGCTCGATTGGCCTCTGGTTTGCcacctgtctttctgtcttttactGCCTCAAGATTTCAGGCTTCACTAAGCCCTGGTTTCTTTGGCTGAAATTCAGGATTTCAAAGCTCATATTTTGGCTGCTTCTGGGCAGCTTgatggcctctttgggcactgcaaCTGTGAGTATCGAGGTAGGTTTCCCTTTAATTGAAGATGGGTATGTCCTGAGATACACAGAACTAAACATTAGTGAAGTCAAGGTAATGAAAAATAATGACTTGCTCCTCGTTAACCTGACCTTACTACTTCCCTTCCTGGTGTTTGTGAAGTGCACCTGTCTGttattcatttctctttacaAGCACACGTACCGGATGCAAGGTGGATCTCAGAAGCCGTCAAATGCCAGAACAGAAGCCCACATAAATGCATTAAAAACCGTTGTgacattcttttgtttctttgtttcttactttgCTGCCTTCATGGCAAATATGACATTTAGAATTCCATACAGAAGTCATCAGTTCTTTGTGGtgaaggaagtcatggcagcataTCCAGCCGGCCATTCAGTCATAATCATCTTGAGTAATTCTAAGTTCAAAGACATATTCAGGAGAATGATCTGCCTGAAGAAGGAGTGA